Within Deinococcus seoulensis, the genomic segment CGGGGGTGATGTCGGGGCGCAGGCTGCCGCTCTGCTGGGCGCGTTCGATCAGGGTCTGCATGCCGTTCCTGAGTTGCTGGCGCTGCGTTTCGAGCTGGCGGCTGAAGGTGGGGGTCAGGGTCAGTGCGCCGCGCATGCCGCCGCTGGCCTGGTGTTCGCACAGTCGTTGCAGGTACTGACAGAAGGCCGTCCAGGGGTCCGCAGTCGCGAGGGCCTCGTCGAGGATGTCCTGGTAGACGCGGTGGTCGGCGTGGTACAGGGCGGTCAGGAGGTCCTCGCGGGTGGGGAAGCGGCGGTAGAGGGTGCCGACGCCGACCCCGGCGTGCTGGGCGACGCTGGTCATGGTGGCGTCGGGGTCGGCGGTGAAGACCTCGCGCGCGGCGTTCAGGATGCGGGCGCGGTTGCGTTCGGCGTCCCGGCGCAGGGGGGTGGGCTCGGGGGTGGTCACGCCCCCAGCATAGCGCCCGGCCAATAAGTGGACGACATCCTCCACTTATGCTACTGTTCACTCAAGCGGAGGAAGACCTCCACTTTCAGGCCAAGTGATACGGCTTCCGTCTGTTTCGTTCACAACACGAGATCACCTGCGCCACTCCCAAGGAGCTCCCATGAACATCTTCATCTGGATCATCACCGGCCTCGTCGCCCTCGCCTTCCTCGCCGCCGGCAGCATGAAACTCACGCAACCCAAAGAGAAACTCGCGCCACAGATGCCCTGGGTCAACGACTTCCCGCAGGGCACCGTCCGCACCATCGGCCTGCTCGAGGTACTCGGCGCCCTGGGCCTGATCCTCCCGCGCGCCCTGAACGTCCTGCCCTGGCTGTCCACCGTCGCCGCCGCCGGACTGATCCTCACCATGATCGGCGCCGCCGCCGTTCACGTGCGCCGCAAGGAACCCATCGTCCCGGCCGTCGTCCTGGGCGTCCTCAGCGCCGCCGCCCTCTGGGCCACCACCCAGGGCTGAACAGCGGGAGGGTGGGGGAGCGGGCCGTCCACGTGTGCCGGCCCACTCCCCCACCCTCCCGCACGCCTGCCGTTCAGATGCGGCCCTGCTGGGCAGCTCTGGGCTCAGCGGCTCTGGGTGTCGGCGGCGTCCCGCAGGGCGTCTCCCAGGAAGTTGAAGGCCAGCACGGAAATCACGATCAGCAGGCCCGGCAGCAGCAGCCAGGGGTAGAGGTTCAGGGTTTCGAAGTTCTGCGCGTCCTTGAGCAGCAGGCCCCAGCTGGTCATGGGTTCCTTGATGCCCAGGCCCAGGAAGCTCAGGGCGCTCTCGCCGAGGATGTAGCCGGGCAGGGCCAGGGTGGCGGTGACGATCAGGAAGGAACTGAGGTTCGGCATGATGTGCCGCAGGATCACGCGCAGGTCGCTGCTGCCGATGGCGCGGGCGGCCTGCACGTAATCGACGGTGCGGGCACTCATGACCTGCCCGCGGATCACGCGGGCCAGTCCGGCCCAGCCGATCAGGGCCAGCACGGCGACGATCCCCAGGTACACCCAGGTGCTGGGCCAGCGGGCGGGAATGATGGTGGACAGCGCCAGCAGGATCGGGAGGCGCGGGAAGGACAGCAGCACCTCCACGAGCCGCTGGATCAGGTTGTCGATCCAGCCGCCGAAGTACCCGCTGACGCCGCCCAGCACGATGCCGATGGTGAACGAGATCAGGATGCCGATCACGCCGACGGTCAGGCTGACCTGCGAGCCGACCAGCATGCGCGACAGCAGGTCACGGCCGAACTTGTCGGTCCCGAGTGGGAAGTAATAGCCGTCCTTCACGCCGAACAGGTGCCACTGGCTGCGGAACACACCCAGGAAGTTGTACGCGGATTCGGCCGGATCGTCGCCCCGCACGAACAGCAGGATCGGCAGGGGGCGGCTGGTGTCGGGCGCGAAGGTACTGAGGTACGTGACCGGATCCCGCGTCTTCCTGAAGCCGTACACGAAGGGGCGCATCAGTTTGCCGTCATGCACGACGTGAATGGGCTGGGGACGCTGGAAGGAGTACTCCTCGTGCTGCGCGGTGATCGAGTACGGCGCGAGGAACCCGGCCAGCAGGGCCACGGCGTACAGGGCGGCCAGCACCCAGGCGCTGAACACACCCACGCGGTTCCGGCGGAAGCGGCGCAGCGCCAGGGTCAGCGGCGTCTGCCGGGCAGGCGTGCGCGGCGCGGCGACGGCCGTCATTCGAACCTCACGCGCGGGTCCGCCCACGCCAGCGCCAGGTCGGACAGCAGGTTCCCGATCAGCAGCAGCAGCGCACTGAACAGCAGCAGGGTCATGGCGACGTACTGGTCCTTGTTCAGCAGGCTGTCGTACAGGAACGGCCCGATGGTCGGCAGGTTCAGCACGATGCTGGCGATGATCGTGCCCGAGATCAGACTGGGCAGGCTCAGGCCCGCGAGGCTGATCAGGGGGTTCACGGCGTTACGGACCGCGTGCTTCCACAGCACCCGCCGCTCCGCGAGGCCCTTGGCGCGCGCGGTCCGCACGTAATCCTGCCCGACCACGTCCAGCATGGACGCCCGCATCTGCCGCATCAGGCCCGCCACGCCCTCCAGGCCGATGGCGATCATGGGAATCCACAGGTGGTTCAGCAGGTCCAGCACCTTCGCGGCGCTCCAGGGCGCGTCGATGAACTGCGGGCTGAACAGGCCGCCCACGTTCGACCCGCCCCACTTCAGGACCAGCGCGATCAGCAGCAGCGCCACCAGGAAGTCCGGCGTGGCGAGGCTCACGTACCCGAAGAAGTTCAGGGCGGCGCTGCGTTTCGTGTAGCGGTTCAGGGCGGTATAGATGCCCAGCGGCACCGCGATCACCCAGGACACCAGCAGGGTCAGGAGGGCCAGGAAGACCGTCCAGCCCAGCCGTTCCCAGATCAGGCTGGAGACGGGGCGGCCGTTGACGAACGAGTACCCGAAGTCCCCCTGCGTGACGATTCCCTTCATCCAGGTCAGGTACTGCACCCACAGCGGCTGATCCAGACCCAGTTGCCGCGTGATGCTCTGCACGGTCTCTTTCGTCACGCGCGGGTCTTCGAGGTACTGATCCAGGAAGGAACCGGGTTGCAGGTTGATCACGGTGAAACACACCACGCTGATCAGCAGCAGCGTGGGAATCATGCCCAGGATGCGCCGGATGGTGTAACTCAGCATGGGCGGGCCGGGCAGCGGGGGGCAGGGCGCGGGGCCGGGCCGGGCAGGGCCGGGTGGACTGGAACTGGGTGGACTGGTGCCGGGTGGACTGGAGCTGGGTGGATCAAGGGTGGAACTCCCGAAAGATGGAATGAAGGCGTGGAAGGGGTGTGTGGGGCGGCCCCCGACCTGCGGCGGCGCGCTCCACTCACGGTCCCTTCCTGTCGGGTGTACGGCCTGTCAGGGGTACGGCCTGTCGGGGGTACGGCCGGTCGGGGTTACTTCTGGTAGATCAGCGTGACGGGGTTGTAGCCGGGGATCACGCCGAGGTTGTACACGTAGTTGCCGTACTTGTTGCTGACCGCGCCGATGTTCTCGGGTTTGGCGATGGGCGTGACGGGCAGGTTCTGCGCGAACAACAGTTGCCAGCGGGTGTACAGCGCCTTACGTTCCCCGACGTTGGTGGTGGTGGCGGCCTTGTCGAATATGGCGTAGATGTCCTTTTCCCAGGCGGCCATCTTCGCGAGGTTGGGTTTGTCGCCGTCCCTGGCGGGCTGGAGGCTGCGGTGCCAGTAGTACAGGGCGCCGCCGGGCTGCCAGATGGGTTTGCGGAGTTCCGGGTCGGGCTGGTCCCCGAAGGCGTGCAGGATCATTTCCCAGTCGCCGCTCTGCCCGGTGGAGAGCAGTTTGCTGCTCAGGATGCCGCGCAGGTTGACTTTCACGCCGACCTTGGCGAAGTCGCTCTGGATGATGGTGGCCATGGCGGGGTAGGTGCTGGAGTCGGTGCCGTACGTCAGGTCGAATTCCAGGGGTTTGCCGTTCGGGAGCAGGCGGATGCCGGCGCTGTTCTTGCTCTTCAGGCCCATGGCGTCGAGCGCCTGTCCGGCGGCCGTCACGTTGAAGCTGCCCAGCTGGGGTCTGGTGTTGGCGTACCACTCCTTGTTGATGGGCGCCACGCCGTGGCCGGGCAGGCTGGCCAGTCCGTTGTACACGGTGTCGATGATGCGTTCGCGGTTCAGGGCGCCCTGCATGGCGCGGCGGAAACGCACGTCGCTGAACACCTTGGCCAGCGCCGGGTCCCTGGCGTCGAAGTTGTACGCGACGAAGGGGGGACTGCCGAACAGGGCGGTGGAGCGCATGACCTTGAAGGGCGCGCCCGCGACTTCCTTGCTCTTCAGGTCGGGGAACTGCGCGCCGCTGATGTTCAGCTGGTCGAGGTTCCCGGCGAGGAACTGCGCGACCTGCGCCTGCGGGTCACGGATGATCAGGAATTCGAGTCGGTCGAGGTACGGGAGGCGGGTGCCGGCCGCGTCGACCTTCCAGTGGTTGGGGTTGCGGACCAGCGTGACCTTCTGCCCGGCCGTGTAGTTGCTCAGTTTGAACGGCCCGGTGCCGACCACGTCGCTCTCGGGGGCGTTGGTGGGCCACGCGCCGTTGATGTCGCTGGGTTTGGCGCCGCCTTCCTCCGAGAATTTCAGGAGTTTGTGCTTGGGCATGATGAACGAGCGCATCTGCAGCAGGAAGGCGGGGCTGGGGCGCGGCAGGTCGAATTTCACGGTGTACTGGTTCACGCGGCTGATCTCGATCTGCTTGCCGTCGAGTTTGAAGCTGGCGGCGTCCCCGGCGCGGGCCTCGGGGTTCATGATGATGTTCCGGTACGTGAACACCACGTCGTCGGCGTCGAAGGTCTGCCCGTCGCTCCACTTGACGCCCTGGCGGAGTTTGAAGGTGTAGGTTTTTCCGCCGTTGCTGACGGCGTAGCTCTCGGCGAGGGCGGGTTCGAGTTTGTAGGTGGCGAGGTTGAATTCCAGCAGGCCGTCGAACAGTTGCTGCGAGACCAGCCCGAGGTTGTTGTCGATGACGCCGTAGTAGAACAGGCTCTGGGGGCTGTCGCCGAGCGGGAGGGTGTAGGTGCCGCCGGGTTTGCCGTTCGTCACGCCGAGGGTGCCGTAGCCGCTGATCTTCTTGGGGGCGGCGTGGGCTGTGCCGGTCAGGGCGGCGGTCATCAGGGTGAGGGTGATCAGCGCCAGTGGGGTGGGTCTGTGCATGGGTGGCCTCCGGGGGGTGACGGGTGTCAGGGGAGTGTCTGCTGCGGGCGGTGGGTTGTGCAATGCGATTCCTAGACTAATACCACTTTGGGTCCACCGACAAGTCTCTTGCCAAGTGGTCTGAAGTTGGTATCCTCAGGAGGATGTCTGACACCTCCTCCACCTGGGCCATACCGCTGGATGCCGGAAGCGCCACGCCAGTCTACGTGCAGGTCGCACAGGGCCTCGCCAGCCGCATCGAGAGCGGTCAGTTGCGCCGTGGCAGCGCCCTGCCCGCCGAACGCGACCTGGCCGCCACGCTCGGCGTGTCCCGCGTGACCGTCCGGCAGGCCCTGGCGCTCCTGTCACAGCAGGGCCTGCTGGCCCGCCGTCATGGCAGCGGCACCTTCGTCACGCCGCCCGCCCAGCCCGGCGACCTGCCCAGCCGCCCGCTGTCCCTGCTGGCCTCGTTCTCCGAGGACGTCCGCTCCCGCGGGCAGACACCCGGCGCGCGGGTCCTGAGCTTCGAACGGGCCCGACCGACCGCGCACGAAGCCATGAGCCTCGCACTCTCGCCCAGCGAGCACGTGTACCGCCTGCGCCGCCTGCGCACCGCCGACGGCGAACCCCTGGCCATCGAGGACTCCACCCTGCCCGCCTCGCTGGTCGGCCCGCTGACCGATCAGGACGTGCAGGACGCCAGCCTGTACGCCCTGTTGCAGGGGCGCGGCCTGAGCCCGGTGCGCGCCATCCGGCACCTGCGCGCCCTGAACGCCGACCTGCACCTCGCGCCACTGCTGGGCGTGACGGTCGGCGCAGCGCTGCTGGCCACCGACCGCGTCTCGTGGCTGGAAAACGGCAAACCCATCGAGTACGCCCGCGCCCACTACCGCGGCGACCGCTACGACTTCGTGATGGAACTGCGCGGGGATCAGCGGTGACACGCCCCCCGCGCGTGCTGGGCCTGATGAGCGGCACCAGCGCCGACGGCATCGACGCCGCGCTGCTGGAACTGCCCGGCTGGCCCGAGCTGCGCGGGACCCACACGCCCCCCGATTCCACCACCCTGGGCGCCATCAGCGGCCAGATCGGCGTGCCCGGTGCGCCGCGTGGCCGGGTGGTCGCGCACACCTTCACGCCCTACCCGCCGGACCTGCGCGGCGCCGTGCTGGCCGCCATGCGCGGAGAAGTCGGCGCGGCCGGACTGACCCAGCTGCACTGGGCGCTGGGCGAGGCGCTGGCCCAGGCCGCCGCGCCGCACGCCGCGCACGCCGACCTGATCGCCAGCCACGGGCAGACCGTGCAGCACCACCCCACCCCGGACCCGGCGCGCGGCTGGAAACGGCCCGCAACCCTGCAACTCGGCGAGGCGGCCGTGATCGCCGCGCGCACCGGACGCCCGGTCGTGGCCGACTTCCGGCCCGCCGACATGGCCGCCGGGGGCGTGGGCGCGCCACTGGTGCCGTTCGCGGACTGGGCGCTGCTGGCGCAACCCGGCGTGAACCGCACCCTGCTGAACCTGGGCGGCATCGCGAACGTCACCGCCCTGAACGGCCTGAACCCGCAGGGCGTGCAGGCCTTCGACACCGGCCCCGCCAACTGCCTGCTCGACGAGATCGCCGCCATGACCGGCCAGACGCACGACGCGGGCGGCGCACTGGCCGCCGCCGGGCAGGTACACGAACCCACCCTGAACCGCTGGCTGTCGCACCCGGAACTCGCGCAGCGGCCCCCCAAGGCCACCGGCCGCGAGGTCTGGACCCTGGCCCGGCTGGACGCCCCCGCGCACCTGAACCCCGCCGACCTGGCCGCGACCGCCACCGCCCTGAGCGCCCGGAGTGTCGCCCAGGCCCTGCGTTTCCTGAACAGCCCCCCGCACGAGGTGGTCGTGGCGGGCGGCGGGGCGCGCAACCCGGCCCTGATGCGCGCCCTGGCCGCCGCGCTGGCAGCCCTGCCCACGCCGGCGCCGCTGCGGACCTTCGCTGACCTCGGCTGGACCGACGCCGGATTCACGGACGCCACCCGCGAGGCCGCCGCGTTCGCGTTCCTGGGGTACGCGCACGCGCAGGGCTGGCCGAACACCCTGCCGCACACCACCGGCGCCCGCCACGCCGTCACGGCTGGCCGGTGGACGCCCGCGCCGCCGTCACCGACCGATCCCGCCCCCCGCACTGGAGACCGCCCATGACGCACCCACCGGACCCCGCCTCCGACCCGCAGGGCACCGAGCAGCAGCCCGCGCCGCAGGTACCCACCGCGCCGCAGCCCATCACGACCCTGCCCATCACGACTCTGCCGGCCGCGCTTCTGCCGGGCGCGGACCTGCCGCCGCGCCGACCGACCCCGCTGCCCCCGGAAGCCCGCCGCACCGAGGCCTTCCGCACCGATCACACCGACCTGGACTGCCTGAGTACCGCCGCGCTGGTGCAGGCGCTCGTGGACGACCAAGTGCAGGCCGTGAACGCCGCCCGTGACGCCGCGCCCGCCCTGGCCCGCGCGGTCGCCGCCGCGCTGCCCCGCCTGGAACGCGGCGGACGGCTGGTGTACGCCGGAGCCGGAACCAGCGGCCGCCTGGGCGTGCTGGACGCCACGGAACTCACGCCGACCTTCTCATGGCCGCCGGAGCGGGCCGTGCCGCTGATCGCCGGAGGTGAACGCGCCATCCGCCGCGCCGTCGAGGGCGCCGAGGACGACCGCGAAGCCGGAGAGCACGACGTGCAGGCCGTCAGGGTCGGGCCGGACGACGTGCTGATCGGCGTGGCCGCCAGCGGCACCACCCCGTACGTGCTGGGCGCGCTGCGCGCCGCGCGGGCCGCCGGGGCGCTCACCATCAGCCTGTCGAACAACCCGGACACGCCGCTGCTGGACGCCGCCGACTGCGCCGTGCTGCTGGACACCGGCCCGGAACTCATCAGCGGCAGCACCCGCCTGAAGGCCGGAACGGCGCAGAAGATCGCGCTGAACACCCTGTCCAGCGCCCTGATGGTCCGGCTGGGCAAGGTGTACGGGAACCTGATGGTGGACGTGCGCACCAGCAACACCAAACTCGAGGGCCGGGCGCTGCGGCTGGTCATGCACGCCGCGAACGCCAGCGAATCGCAGTCACGCGCGGCGCTGCTCGAAGCGAACGGGCAGGTGAAGGTCGCGGTGGTCGCGCTGCGCCTGGGCGTGAACGTCCGCGAGGCCGCCCGCCGACTGGACGAGGCGGGTGGGCACGCCCGCGCCGCGCTGGGCGAGGCCTGATGCGGATTCCGTTTATTTCGTTAACAGATCGGAACACCACCGATCTGTCAACTCCACGTCCGGAATCCGTTTTTCTCCCACTCGCATCCGCTCGGATTGAACGGGCTTTGCAGCCCATTCAATCGGAGTCCGTATGAGCCGCGTGCCCGGTCCAGTCATTCCCGGGGTCACGCGGGCGCTGCTGGAACGGGCCACGCAGGTGCCGGGCGGACCGAGCGCCGTCGCGCTGGGCGTGGTCAGCGCCGCCGGTGAGCGGGCGACCCTGCTGCTGGGCACGCCGCAGCGCACCCCGGCACTCCCGGCAGAGGCGCCGCCGCTGGACGCGGCCTTCTGGTGGGACCTGGCCAGCCTGACCAAACCGCTGCTGACCGCCCGCGAGATCCTGCGCGCCGCCGAGCGCGGCCAGCTGGACCTCGACGACCCGCTCGGCGCGCACCTGCCGGACCTCGCGTGGATGCCCGGCCAGGGCAACGAGAGCGGCCTGCGTGGGCGCACGCTGCGGCACCTGTTGACGCACAGCGCGGGCCTGCACGCCTGGGCGAAACTGTTCACCTGGGGCGACGAGCGGACCATCCGCGCCCGGTTCCTGCATGAACCCTGGCCGGTCAGTGAGGCTGGCCCGGTCGTGTACTCGGACCTGGGGTACGTGCTGCTGGGCCGCGTGCTGGAACGCCTGCACGGACACCCGCTGCGGGACCTGCCGCCCGAAGACGGGCTGACCTTCACGCCCGACCCGGCCCACTCGGTCGCCACGGAACACTGCCTGTGGCGCGAGCGGCTGCTGCGCGGCGAGACGCACGACGAGAACGCCGCCGCGATGGGTGGCGTCGCCGGGCACGCCGGTCTGTTCGGCACGCTGGGCGGCGTGCTGCGGCAGGCGGAACTGCTGCTGCGCGGCGGCTGGCTCTCCCCTGCCGCGCAGGCCGAGGCGCTGCGCCCGCAGGTCGAGGACCGCACCCTGGCCTTCGTGACCGCCAGCCCCGGCTGGAGCGGCGGCAGCCTCGCCAGTCCCGCCGCGTTCGGGCACACCGGCTTTACCGGCACGGGCCTGTGGGTGGACCCCGCGCGCGGCCTCGCCTGGACGCTGCTGACCAACCGCGTACACCCGACCCGGCACACGGGCTTCGACATTCAGGGCCTGCGCCGCGCCGTGGGCAACACCCTGCTGGCCGCGCAGGACGGGTAGACGGCAACGAGGGCAGGCGGGGGACGGGAACAGTTGACCGGCAGGGTCAGGAATGTGAGAACTCTGTCATGTCGAATTCTTCACACTGGGGCATGTTCGTAGACATTCTGCTGTGGGTGACGACGGTTCAGGTGCTGATCGGTGTTGGTCTGGGACTGCTGTGCGCGTTCCTGATCTGGCGCGGCCCGCGTGACAGCGCGGCCGACCAGTCCGTCCCGGCGGCCCTGAACCGCCACCGGGCAGACCCCACCGACCACCGCTGGAACCTGACCACTACCCATACCGACTGACGGGACCAAACGAGCGGGTGACCTCGGGTCCGCCTCCAGGCGGGAATGAGTGTGATACGGATTCCGTTTGTTTCGTTGACAACCCGGGAGGGCGCCGGGTTGCCAACTCCACGTCCGGAACCCGCCTTTCTCCTACTCGCTCCGCTCGGATTGAACGGTCTTTGCAGCCCATTCAATCGGAGTCCGTATGAGAACAGGCTCTGCCTGACCCTAAGGGCAGTTGTACGCCCCCTGAAGCGCCGCTCTACGCCACTTCAAGACCGCTGTCATCAGCTCCCACTGCCCCGGAGGCACACTGACGTCATGGAATTCATCTTCGCTCTGGCCGCCATCGTGATCCCCCTCGCCTCGCTGCCCGTCCTGTTCCCGGACCGCGCGCAGACCACCCAGAGCAACGCGCAACGCAGCCAGTGAGGCCACCAGTGAGCACGCAGGCAACGAGTACACCGCGCCGCACACCCCAGCAATTCAAGTTCAACCCGCACCGGACGCCCTGAACAGGCGTCCGATCTTCTGTACAGGGACGGCCACACGCAGTGGCGTGCGAGTAATCACAGGAAAGGGCGAGGTGGGCGCGGCAGCTCCGCGAGTTGCATTCGCCCGGACCCAGCGGCTTTGCAGGCCATTCAATCGGAAGTTCGTGTCAGACATCTGTGACATCTGAGCGGTTGCTCAGGTATCATGCGGCATGACGTCCACTCCGCGTTCCAGTGCCGCCGCGCCCACACCGGACGCCCCGGCGGTCCCCGGCGCCCCCCTGAGTTACCTCGTGCAGGGCATGGACTGCGCGAACTGCGTGGCGAAGGTCGAGCGCATGGTGGGCGGCCTGCCCGGCGCGGGAGGGGTCAGCACCAGCTTCACGCGGCAGACCCTGACGTTGCAGCTCGACGAGACCCGCACGCCCCGGCACACGCTGGAACAGCACCTGCGGTCGCTGGGGTACGTGCCCACCCTGCAGGGCGAACCCGCCGCACCGGCCGCACCTGAACACGCGCACGCCCAGGCGCCCACTGCCGGGCCGGGTCAGCCGTGGTACCGCAGTCCGCAGGGCCGTCTGGTCGTGGTGTCCGGCACGCTGCTGGCGGCCGCGTGGGTGCTGGGTTTCGCCGCGCCGGGCCTGAGTACGGCGGCGTTCGTGGCGGCGACGCTGCTGGGTGTTTGGCCGCTCGCGGGCCGCGCGGTCGCCAGTGCGCGGCTGGGCGATCCGTTCAGCATCAACCTGCTGGTCAGCCTCGCGGCGGTCGGCGCGGTCCTGATCGGGGAGGCGGCCGAGGGCGCGGTCGTGGTGTTCTTCTTCTCGGTCGGTGAACTGCTCGAGGGTATCGCGGCCGGGCGGGCGCGGGCGGGCATCCAGGCGCTCGCGGCCCTCACGCCGAAAACGGCGCTGCTGCTGCCAGACGGCCCGGAAGGTCCGGGCGGGGCTTCGGGCGTGGCGCGGGAGGTTGCGGCGGACACCCTGCGCGCCGGGCAGACCGTGCAGGTGAATCCCGGCGCGCGCGTCCCGGCGGACGGCACGGTGCTGCGCGGCACGTCCGGCGTGGACGACAGTCCCGTGACCGGCGAGAGCGTGCCCGCCCTGAAAGGCGTGGGCGACCCGGTGTTCGCCGGGAGCATCAACGGGGACGGCGTGCTGACCGTGCGGGTGGACCG encodes:
- a CDS encoding GntR family transcriptional regulator yields the protein MSDTSSTWAIPLDAGSATPVYVQVAQGLASRIESGQLRRGSALPAERDLAATLGVSRVTVRQALALLSQQGLLARRHGSGTFVTPPAQPGDLPSRPLSLLASFSEDVRSRGQTPGARVLSFERARPTAHEAMSLALSPSEHVYRLRRLRTADGEPLAIEDSTLPASLVGPLTDQDVQDASLYALLQGRGLSPVRAIRHLRALNADLHLAPLLGVTVGAALLATDRVSWLENGKPIEYARAHYRGDRYDFVMELRGDQR
- a CDS encoding ABC transporter substrate-binding protein, with translation MHRPTPLALITLTLMTAALTGTAHAAPKKISGYGTLGVTNGKPGGTYTLPLGDSPQSLFYYGVIDNNLGLVSQQLFDGLLEFNLATYKLEPALAESYAVSNGGKTYTFKLRQGVKWSDGQTFDADDVVFTYRNIIMNPEARAGDAASFKLDGKQIEISRVNQYTVKFDLPRPSPAFLLQMRSFIMPKHKLLKFSEEGGAKPSDINGAWPTNAPESDVVGTGPFKLSNYTAGQKVTLVRNPNHWKVDAAGTRLPYLDRLEFLIIRDPQAQVAQFLAGNLDQLNISGAQFPDLKSKEVAGAPFKVMRSTALFGSPPFVAYNFDARDPALAKVFSDVRFRRAMQGALNRERIIDTVYNGLASLPGHGVAPINKEWYANTRPQLGSFNVTAAGQALDAMGLKSKNSAGIRLLPNGKPLEFDLTYGTDSSTYPAMATIIQSDFAKVGVKVNLRGILSSKLLSTGQSGDWEMILHAFGDQPDPELRKPIWQPGGALYYWHRSLQPARDGDKPNLAKMAAWEKDIYAIFDKAATTTNVGERKALYTRWQLLFAQNLPVTPIAKPENIGAVSNKYGNYVYNLGVIPGYNPVTLIYQK
- a CDS encoding anhydro-N-acetylmuramic acid kinase, which produces MTRPPRVLGLMSGTSADGIDAALLELPGWPELRGTHTPPDSTTLGAISGQIGVPGAPRGRVVAHTFTPYPPDLRGAVLAAMRGEVGAAGLTQLHWALGEALAQAAAPHAAHADLIASHGQTVQHHPTPDPARGWKRPATLQLGEAAVIAARTGRPVVADFRPADMAAGGVGAPLVPFADWALLAQPGVNRTLLNLGGIANVTALNGLNPQGVQAFDTGPANCLLDEIAAMTGQTHDAGGALAAAGQVHEPTLNRWLSHPELAQRPPKATGREVWTLARLDAPAHLNPADLAATATALSARSVAQALRFLNSPPHEVVVAGGGARNPALMRALAAALAALPTPAPLRTFADLGWTDAGFTDATREAAAFAFLGYAHAQGWPNTLPHTTGARHAVTAGRWTPAPPSPTDPAPRTGDRP
- a CDS encoding DoxX family protein, which translates into the protein MNIFIWIITGLVALAFLAAGSMKLTQPKEKLAPQMPWVNDFPQGTVRTIGLLEVLGALGLILPRALNVLPWLSTVAAAGLILTMIGAAAVHVRRKEPIVPAVVLGVLSAAALWATTQG
- a CDS encoding serine hydrolase domain-containing protein — its product is MSRVPGPVIPGVTRALLERATQVPGGPSAVALGVVSAAGERATLLLGTPQRTPALPAEAPPLDAAFWWDLASLTKPLLTAREILRAAERGQLDLDDPLGAHLPDLAWMPGQGNESGLRGRTLRHLLTHSAGLHAWAKLFTWGDERTIRARFLHEPWPVSEAGPVVYSDLGYVLLGRVLERLHGHPLRDLPPEDGLTFTPDPAHSVATEHCLWRERLLRGETHDENAAAMGGVAGHAGLFGTLGGVLRQAELLLRGGWLSPAAQAEALRPQVEDRTLAFVTASPGWSGGSLASPAAFGHTGFTGTGLWVDPARGLAWTLLTNRVHPTRHTGFDIQGLRRAVGNTLLAAQDG
- a CDS encoding ABC transporter permease; this translates as MTAVAAPRTPARQTPLTLALRRFRRNRVGVFSAWVLAALYAVALLAGFLAPYSITAQHEEYSFQRPQPIHVVHDGKLMRPFVYGFRKTRDPVTYLSTFAPDTSRPLPILLFVRGDDPAESAYNFLGVFRSQWHLFGVKDGYYFPLGTDKFGRDLLSRMLVGSQVSLTVGVIGILISFTIGIVLGGVSGYFGGWIDNLIQRLVEVLLSFPRLPILLALSTIIPARWPSTWVYLGIVAVLALIGWAGLARVIRGQVMSARTVDYVQAARAIGSSDLRVILRHIMPNLSSFLIVTATLALPGYILGESALSFLGLGIKEPMTSWGLLLKDAQNFETLNLYPWLLLPGLLIVISVLAFNFLGDALRDAADTQSR
- a CDS encoding ABC transporter permease, with protein sequence MLSYTIRRILGMIPTLLLISVVCFTVINLQPGSFLDQYLEDPRVTKETVQSITRQLGLDQPLWVQYLTWMKGIVTQGDFGYSFVNGRPVSSLIWERLGWTVFLALLTLLVSWVIAVPLGIYTALNRYTKRSAALNFFGYVSLATPDFLVALLLIALVLKWGGSNVGGLFSPQFIDAPWSAAKVLDLLNHLWIPMIAIGLEGVAGLMRQMRASMLDVVGQDYVRTARAKGLAERRVLWKHAVRNAVNPLISLAGLSLPSLISGTIIASIVLNLPTIGPFLYDSLLNKDQYVAMTLLLFSALLLLIGNLLSDLALAWADPRVRFE
- the murQ gene encoding N-acetylmuramic acid 6-phosphate etherase — encoded protein: MTHPPDPASDPQGTEQQPAPQVPTAPQPITTLPITTLPAALLPGADLPPRRPTPLPPEARRTEAFRTDHTDLDCLSTAALVQALVDDQVQAVNAARDAAPALARAVAAALPRLERGGRLVYAGAGTSGRLGVLDATELTPTFSWPPERAVPLIAGGERAIRRAVEGAEDDREAGEHDVQAVRVGPDDVLIGVAASGTTPYVLGALRAARAAGALTISLSNNPDTPLLDAADCAVLLDTGPELISGSTRLKAGTAQKIALNTLSSALMVRLGKVYGNLMVDVRTSNTKLEGRALRLVMHAANASESQSRAALLEANGQVKVAVVALRLGVNVREAARRLDEAGGHARAALGEA
- a CDS encoding TetR/AcrR family transcriptional regulator is translated as MTTPEPTPLRRDAERNRARILNAAREVFTADPDATMTSVAQHAGVGVGTLYRRFPTREDLLTALYHADHRVYQDILDEALATADPWTAFCQYLQRLCEHQASGGMRGALTLTPTFSRQLETQRQQLRNGMQTLIERAQQSGSLRPDITPEDLQPVIIASAAVVTATARVNPRAWRRALALTLDGFRAEGAHPLPEPPMTQRELFRVQRRQMNPGPQP